The Candidatus Methylacidiphilales bacterium genome segment TGTACACGCCGGAGCTTGCCTAGCTCACCACTGCGGATAAGATTCCGCAACTTGATGTAATACGGATCGGTGCGCTGGTTGAACATGGCCGCAAAAACCTGCTTTTTATTCGTGTGGGCCTTGATGAGGCGCTCGCAATCGGCCTTGTGGACGGAAATCGGTTTTTCAACGAGCACATGCAGGCCCGCCTTGAGCGCGGCAATGCCGAGGGTGGTATGGGAATAATGGGGCGTGGCGATGAGCACGGCGTCGCACTTGCCGGACTGGATGAGGTCCATGCCGTCCCGGAAAAAATCCACCTGTGGGAATTTTTTCTGATGCTCGGGTTTGAGATCCGCGACGGCGGCGAGCTCGCAGCGGGGTGATTGGTTTTGGAGGATGGAATGGGAATGGGTGGTTCCCATGTTGCCGAGGCCGATGATGCCCAAACGCAATTTTTTCATAGGGTGTGATGGTTATCCTGCTTGACCCCACACGTGTAAGGTCTTAGCGTCACCCTGTCAAATGAAATCTTCCATCCAGTCCACCGCCGGCCTCGCCCAGGAACTCGGCCTCTCCCGGTGGTCCGTCTCCCGCGCCCTCAATTTCCAGCCCGGCCTCAACAAATCCACCGCGGATAAAATCCGCGAAACCGCCCGCCGGCACGGCTTCACCCCAAGCCTGCTCGGACGCGGCCTGCGCTCCGGTAAAACCGACCTCATCGGAGTTTGCGCCCCCAACCTTGTGGATTATTTCCTGACCGACAAAATTTCACGCCTCCGCGAGGCCATGTCGAAACGCGGGCTCCGCTGTGTCATGCAAATCATCAGCACCCTTCCCGCTGAGGAAAATGCGGCCTTGGTGCATTTTGCGGCCATGCGCTGTGCCGGAGTGGTGTCCCTGGCATCGAGCCTTCGCCTCGATGATGCCGGCATTCAGAGTCTGCATTCGGCCGGCATTCCGCTGGTACGGCTCGATCCACTGTTGGATGAATTCCACGGGGAAATAATGACCGACCGCGCTTTTGCCATGCGCCAGGCCGTCGAACATCTCCATTGCTTGGGCCATCGCAGACTGGCTGTGATGGGGATTAATCCGAACCACGCCTACGGCAGGCAAAGAATCCGGGGACTGCAGCAAGGCTGCCGGAAACAGGGCTTGGATTTCAACCGGGATGTCATTTTGTTGAACCGGGACGATTCCGGCGCAACTCCGGACTTTGAACTCGGCGCAATCCTCTCCCATGATTATATTTCACTCGGCAAAAAACGCCCCGCCGCGATTCTTGCCCTGAACGACCGGGTTGCGCTCGGCGCGATGCATCAACTGCAAAAGCAGGGAATCCGTGTGCCGCGGGATGTCTCAATCCTCGGATATGACAACGCCGATTTTTGCC includes the following:
- a CDS encoding LacI family DNA-binding transcriptional regulator gives rise to the protein MKSSIQSTAGLAQELGLSRWSVSRALNFQPGLNKSTADKIRETARRHGFTPSLLGRGLRSGKTDLIGVCAPNLVDYFLTDKISRLREAMSKRGLRCVMQIISTLPAEENAALVHFAAMRCAGVVSLASSLRLDDAGIQSLHSAGIPLVRLDPLLDEFHGEIMTDRAFAMRQAVEHLHCLGHRRLAVMGINPNHAYGRQRIRGLQQGCRKQGLDFNRDVILLNRDDSGATPDFELGAILSHDYISLGKKRPAAILALNDRVALGAMHQLQKQGIRVPRDVSILGYDNADFCPHVTPSLTSLDLQAPVLIDNAVKMLLPPSSNKTRTESAGVRIKPRLIIRESTGPAPRNR